The sequence ACCATCTGCTGACTGACTGGAATTGGCACGCTCAGAAGGTCAAGGAAATCAAACGAGTACGCCTGATCGGCATGATGCAACGAGGCCCACTCATGGAAATTGATGTTCAGTAATGCGATTCCAACCAGCATGAAGACACTGCCCAAGAGCGTATAGAGGACGAACTTCAACGCCGCGTAGTGACGTTCGGCTCCGCCTCCCCACAACTTGATCAAGAAGTAGCTCGGAATCAGCATCAGCTCCCAGAACACGAAGAATAAGATCAAATCCAACGATACGAACACGCCCATCGTCGTCGTTTCAAGGGCTAACAGGCACATCATGTACAATTTGACCTGATGGCGAATCGTATCCCACGAGTAGACCACAACCAGAACGGTCAGAAACGCCGTGAGTCCCACGAACAGAACGCTGATTCCATCGACCGCCAAGTGGTAGCTGATCCCTAGAGCCGGAATCCATGGCACACGTTCTGTGAACTGCATGGCGGCCGACTCCGGGACGAAGCGAAGCAGGACAAATATACAGAGCGCAAGCTCAACGAGTGCGATGGTGAGGGCAGCGCTTCTGACCGTATCTTCGTCATCGACCACCCAAAGAACAGCCGCTCCAACCACAGGGAGAAAGAGAATACAGGATAGAATTGGAAACCCGGCCGTGAGTTCTTCGAGCATAATGACCGTCTGTCTGCCTTCCGACCTACATTTGAACTATAAGTTGAACAACCATCGCCAGAAGAAAAAGCCCCGCGACAATGATGGCGGCATAGTGATGGACCATACCGCTCTGCATTTTTCTTCCTTCGCGAGCTGCCAAATGGTTTCCATATCCGATCACATTCAAGCCGGCATAGACGATGTACTTCTCAATCCATGTCGAGCTAAAGGCCCCCCAATCGGCGAGCCGCCCCACGCTGCGGACCACACCGTCGATGACGGTACGATCGAACCAGTCTAGTAACATTCCGAGGCGTTTCACTGATTCCACAAAAAGTAGGTCATATAATTCGTCGATGTAATATTTGTTCAGGAGTGTTCGATAGATCCCGGAACACTTCGCCGCCCAACCATCAGCCGTGGCCGGACTCACGGCATACAGGAAATGTGCGAGTCCCCATCCGACCAAGGCGATCGCGATGGCCACACCCATCAATAAAAACAGCATCCCCGTACTGGCCTCGTGCTCACCCACAGCCCCCACGACTGGAGCCAAAAAGCCATGCAGCCAACCATGCTCTGGGGGAAACCCAAGGATTAATCCGCCCACAAACGAGAGAAAGGCTAGAACCATCAGAGGTGCAACCATGATCATAGGAGATTCATGCACGTGCTCCTCGGTATGATGATCCATCCTTGAAGGACCATAGAATGTGAGATACGTGAGTCGAAACATATAAAACGAAGTCATCAGCGCGCCAACCGCAGCCATGCTGTACAGGAGGTAGTGATGATTCATAAATGCGTGCGCCATGATTTCATCCTTGCTCCAGAATCCAGCTAGAGGAGGCAACCCAGCGATCGCAACCGTACCAATCAGAAACAGACGATGGGTCCATGGAATACGCTTGCTCAGTCCACCCATCTTTCGGATATCCTGCTCACCGGACAACGCATGAATGACAGACCCGGCCGCCAAAAATAATAAGGCTTTGAAGAATGCATGCGTCATGACGTGAAACACAGCAGCTGTGTAGGCACCAACTCCACAACCTAGGAACATGTACCCAAGCTGGCTCACCGTGGAATAGGCCAACACGCGCTTGATGTCGGTTTGAACAAGCCCGATGGTCGCGGCAAACAAGGCGGTGACACCACCGACAACAGCCACCACCGACATGGCGAACGGCGAAAGATCAAAAATCACATGATTGCGCACAATCATATAGACGCCTGCCGTCACCATCGTCGCCGCGTGGATGAGAGCACTGACCGGTGTTGGACCCTCCATCGCATCAGGCAACCATGTGTGCAGAGGCAATTGCGCGGATTTTC is a genomic window of Candidatus Nitrospira kreftii containing:
- a CDS encoding NADH:ubiquinone oxidoreductase, membrane subunit L; this translates as MSNLTDLLIKLIPIFPLVAVIVNGLLGNRYSRDMAHRLAWGSVGLSFLCTVAVFSDVMRTGTTHEVIAYQWIFGGDLTINLAYLVDPLTCAWLLVVTGVGFLIHVYSVGYMHGETGFTRFFTYMNLFMVSMLLLVMGNNYLVLFIGWEGVGLCSYLLIGYYYDKVSAAKAATKAFVVNRIGDAGFLIAIFLVFVNFKTLDYTKVFAQVGQLSPEMATAIALCLLVGAVGKSAQLPLHTWLPDAMEGPTPVSALIHAATMVTAGVYMIVRNHVIFDLSPFAMSVVAVVGGVTALFAATIGLVQTDIKRVLAYSTVSQLGYMFLGCGVGAYTAAVFHVMTHAFFKALLFLAAGSVIHALSGEQDIRKMGGLSKRIPWTHRLFLIGTVAIAGLPPLAGFWSKDEIMAHAFMNHHYLLYSMAAVGALMTSFYMFRLTYLTFYGPSRMDHHTEEHVHESPMIMVAPLMVLAFLSFVGGLILGFPPEHGWLHGFLAPVVGAVGEHEASTGMLFLLMGVAIAIALVGWGLAHFLYAVSPATADGWAAKCSGIYRTLLNKYYIDELYDLLFVESVKRLGMLLDWFDRTVIDGVVRSVGRLADWGAFSSTWIEKYIVYAGLNVIGYGNHLAAREGRKMQSGMVHHYAAIIVAGLFLLAMVVQLIVQM